The proteins below are encoded in one region of Campylobacter showae:
- a CDS encoding type II toxin-antitoxin system HicA family toxin, producing the protein MSISSKLIKKLKESPKDVSFDDLHKILIGLGYECKNSGGSHFVFRKKNAPTLTLPKQKPMKICYVKDVLEIYADSKEDK; encoded by the coding sequence ATGTCGATTTCGAGTAAGCTAATCAAAAAATTAAAAGAAAGTCCAAAAGACGTTAGTTTTGATGATTTGCATAAAATTTTAATCGGCCTAGGCTATGAATGTAAAAATAGCGGCGGTTCTCATTTCGTGTTTCGTAAGAAAAACGCGCCGACGCTAACCTTGCCTAAGCAAAAGCCTATGAAAATTTGCTACGTCAAAGACGTGCTTGAAATTTACGCAGACTCAAAGGAAGACAAATGA
- a CDS encoding zeta toxin family protein produces the protein MDDQKKLYIFAGVNGAGKSTFYINQLEVDSVIYGARINSDEIVREFGDWQNPKDQNRAGRLALKLRKSYIKRGIDFNIETTLSGHSIVKFINEAKEAGYYITLYYVGLNSIELSKQRVAIRAARNGHSIDEATLERRFSQSFENLAHIIPICDVIYFFDNSELIEDREKQKFSNLNFIAKKQDGTITLYSPNKIEWFENVIKTVN, from the coding sequence ATGGACGATCAAAAGAAACTATATATATTTGCAGGTGTAAATGGCGCAGGTAAATCTACATTTTATATTAACCAGCTTGAAGTAGATTCTGTCATCTATGGTGCAAGGATAAATTCTGATGAAATCGTTAGAGAATTTGGCGACTGGCAAAATCCCAAAGATCAAAATAGAGCTGGTAGGCTTGCATTAAAGCTAAGAAAGTCTTACATTAAGCGAGGGATAGATTTTAATATAGAAACTACTCTTAGCGGGCATAGTATAGTTAAATTTATAAATGAAGCCAAAGAGGCTGGCTACTATATTACCCTTTATTATGTTGGCTTAAATAGCATCGAACTCTCAAAACAACGAGTGGCCATAAGAGCAGCAAGAAACGGACACTCCATTGATGAAGCAACGCTTGAAAGGCGTTTTTCACAAAGCTTTGAAAATTTAGCCCACATTATCCCAATATGCGATGTGATTTATTTTTTTGATAATAGTGAATTGATCGAGGATAGAGAAAAACAAAAGTTTTCAAATTTAAATTTTATCGCTAAAAAGCAAGATGGCACAATCACCCTTTATTCGCCCAATAAAATAGAATGGTTTGAAAACGTTATAAAAACAGTAAATTAA
- a CDS encoding Fic family protein has translation MEKFSSLEILLYEKRNHIKNGFYHLNQIVFAYNSNHIEGSRLSKEQTRHIYETSSFFSEKDGEEIKINDILETRNHFKAFDFILEKIHEPITQDFLKELHRILKNGTSDDVIGDYKKTANYIGDFSTTKPKQVVQEIERLLSEYTIKTNIDIKDIIDFHYKFERIHPFEDGNGRIGRLIMFKECLKNGITPFIIDVEHQAFYYRGLKNYENQKGFLIDTCLSCQDEYEAILKDYIDGASIDLNEAYSTLEKVMSGFGTKIDGEA, from the coding sequence ATGGAAAAATTTTCTTCGCTTGAAATTTTACTATATGAAAAGAGAAATCATATAAAAAACGGTTTTTATCATTTAAACCAGATAGTTTTTGCATACAATTCTAATCATATTGAGGGCAGTAGATTAAGCAAGGAGCAGACTAGGCATATTTATGAGACAAGCTCCTTTTTTTCGGAAAAAGACGGCGAAGAGATAAAAATAAACGATATATTAGAAACCAGAAATCATTTTAAGGCATTTGACTTTATATTAGAAAAAATTCACGAGCCTATCACGCAAGATTTTTTAAAAGAGCTTCATAGAATTTTAAAGAATGGGACTAGCGATGATGTAATAGGCGACTATAAGAAAACAGCAAATTATATAGGGGATTTTTCAACTACTAAACCAAAACAAGTTGTGCAAGAGATAGAAAGGCTACTTAGTGAATATACTATAAAAACTAATATAGACATAAAAGATATTATAGATTTTCATTATAAATTTGAAAGAATACATCCATTTGAAGATGGTAATGGTAGAATTGGTAGGTTAATAATGTTTAAAGAGTGCCTTAAAAATGGCATTACCCCTTTTATAATAGATGTAGAGCATCAGGCATTTTACTATCGTGGGCTTAAAAATTATGAGAACCAAAAGGGATTTTTAATAGATACTTGTTTGTCTTGCCAAGATGAATATGAGGCTATTTTAAAAGACTATATTGATGGTGCAAGCATTGATTTGAATGAAGCATATTCTACACTTGAAAAAGTTATGTCAGGATTTGGGACAAAAATAGATGGAGAGGCTTAA
- a CDS encoding Fic family protein, translated as MLSNIVNKINKNDFLQAQISSLENEIINSSLIEGEILDRASVRSSIKKKLDEKFDGLADTSSTRQTDNLISILIDANLNKAPMSIERLHGWHNAIFESGYSGLFKIKVAQFRDSQIQVVSGAMTREKIHYEAVPPKHIEKYMKLFLDFINNSQENAYVKSAIAHLWFVVIHPYDDGNGRITRALADYCLPNNNIKLYSISSIIQSNKKAYYEKLEQTTKLVSNPNCDFTAWIKWHLEMTNRAIKDSINLIKNIAFKTDFWDKFRTCNLNKTQQKVLNKVLDVGVSNFDGGIDIAKFASIAKISKDMAKKEIDELVKFGYLKIKENRNSYLLSNDSNTDLKHSYIDNENEDSKLKIQYK; from the coding sequence ATATTAAGTAATATAGTAAATAAAATAAATAAAAATGATTTTTTACAAGCTCAAATCAGCTCATTGGAAAACGAGATTATAAACTCATCGCTTATTGAAGGCGAAATACTCGATAGAGCAAGCGTTCGCTCATCGATAAAAAAGAAACTAGACGAAAAGTTTGACGGCTTGGCCGATACTAGCTCGACTAGACAAACCGATAATTTAATATCGATATTAATAGACGCAAATTTAAATAAAGCGCCTATGAGTATCGAAAGATTGCACGGTTGGCATAATGCTATATTTGAGAGTGGATATAGCGGTTTATTTAAAATCAAAGTAGCTCAATTTAGAGATAGCCAAATACAAGTTGTTTCTGGGGCAATGACGCGCGAAAAGATTCATTATGAAGCTGTTCCGCCAAAACATATTGAAAAATATATGAAGTTATTTTTGGATTTTATTAATAATAGTCAAGAAAACGCTTATGTAAAAAGTGCGATAGCTCATCTATGGTTTGTAGTTATACATCCATACGATGACGGCAACGGTAGAATAACAAGGGCGTTGGCGGACTATTGCTTGCCGAATAATAATATTAAATTGTATTCTATTTCTAGCATTATTCAAAGCAACAAAAAAGCTTATTACGAGAAGCTAGAACAGACGACCAAACTTGTGAGTAATCCAAATTGTGATTTTACGGCGTGGATTAAATGGCATTTAGAAATGACGAACCGTGCCATCAAAGATAGTATCAATCTTATAAAGAATATTGCCTTTAAGACCGATTTTTGGGATAAATTTAGAACTTGTAATTTAAACAAGACCCAACAAAAAGTCCTAAACAAAGTATTGGACGTCGGCGTTAGCAACTTTGACGGCGGTATAGATATCGCCAAATTTGCATCTATTGCTAAAATCAGCAAAGATATGGCTAAAAAAGAAATTGACGAGCTTGTAAAATTCGGTTATTTAAAAATAAAAGAAAACAGGAATAGTTATCTTTTAAGTAATGATAGTAATACCGACTTAAAACATAGCTATATCGACAATGAAAACGAAGATAGCAAGTTAAAAATACAATACAAGTAA
- a CDS encoding tyrosine-type recombinase/integrase — protein MKNDEKLDFADEMANYRDNFISYNKIADKSINTINTYKNCLDGFVEFCYENNDIITFNNLSQKHITDYFIWLDELYKKKQKKKAINKSKSISSSTKLSYLTILKIFFKYITNNNDMLIDLEKILDNYKIAKKKTSKLENFMKESERDKILDYIENRLVKKPEYRYNKNYRDSLLIKLMLKSGLRISEALNLKFSDFQESDDGEFYDINILAKGGEYQTAYIAKSYIESEFTYLLERSDIDSYIFTGGLENKPISRQNAYSLLARIYRKCGIVNKRGCHILRHSFAMNMVEKNTNLGVIQKALRHKKIQTTMIYADATGDMVKKEMKRVM, from the coding sequence ATGAAAAATGACGAAAAACTAGACTTTGCGGACGAGATGGCAAACTACCGCGATAACTTCATTTCGTATAATAAAATAGCAGACAAGAGCATTAATACGATTAACACGTATAAAAATTGTCTTGACGGCTTTGTGGAGTTTTGTTATGAGAATAATGACATAATTACATTTAATAATCTAAGTCAAAAGCATATAACAGACTACTTTATATGGTTAGATGAACTATATAAGAAAAAACAAAAGAAAAAGGCTATTAATAAAAGTAAAAGTATATCAAGCTCAACAAAGCTTAGTTATTTAACTATCTTAAAGATTTTCTTTAAGTATATTACTAATAATAACGATATGCTTATAGATTTAGAAAAAATACTAGATAACTACAAGATTGCAAAGAAAAAGACGAGCAAGCTTGAAAATTTTATGAAAGAGAGTGAGAGGGATAAAATTTTAGATTACATAGAAAATAGGCTCGTTAAAAAACCCGAGTATAGATATAACAAAAATTATAGAGATTCACTCTTAATAAAGCTAATGTTAAAAAGCGGACTTAGAATAAGCGAGGCATTAAATTTAAAATTTAGCGATTTTCAAGAGAGCGACGACGGAGAATTTTATGATATAAATATACTAGCAAAAGGCGGAGAGTATCAAACGGCTTATATCGCGAAAAGCTATATAGAATCTGAATTTACTTATTTACTAGAACGTAGCGATATCGACAGCTACATCTTTACTGGCGGTCTTGAAAATAAACCTATTTCTAGGCAAAATGCGTATTCTTTACTAGCTCGCATATACAGAAAGTGTGGCATAGTAAATAAAAGAGGTTGCCATATATTAAGGCACTCATTTGCTATGAATATGGTTGAGAAAAATACGAATTTGGGCGTTATCCAAAAGGCTCTTAGGCACAAAAAGATACAGACTACTATGATATACGCCGACGCTACGGGTGATATGGTCAAGAAAGAGATGAAAAGGGTGATGTAG